In the genome of Candidatus Saccharibacteria bacterium oral taxon 488, one region contains:
- a CDS encoding BspA family leucine-rich repeat surface protein — protein MKYLQRRRRLLPTLTAGVMMLGVGGLTLLAMTQPAKADAINNTDFVMTIDTTKPGVSNTDQFTIPVTGGGYNYTVDCNNDGIPDAVGVTSSHTCTYSDEGRHTIRIGGTFPQIYVNNAGDRLKIMSVDQWGTGAWRSMDSAFRGAENMDVKATDVPNLTNVTSLQGMFDTAHSLKGEGANWQWNTSNVTTTANMFHGAGQFNQNIGSWNMGNVTSAGHMFAYAGAFNNGGSSSIASWNTAKLEYADSMFEWANSFNQPIGLWNMTKAHAMVRMLANARAFNQSLAGWQLTSLQDVTGNPYAGGTNMLDNTALSVQNYDATLIAWNNAVLKSPVTLGAAGLKYCTAEAAHAALQKAVADSGHGWTINGDAKQCPTYTLTFDTGSGSPVPSQTVAYTAKAVRPADPTRAGYTFAGWYADPTYLMQWDFNVHTMPNSNFTLYAKWNAVPTAPGNPGAPNQPGQPSQPGQPGASQGRAGSQLADTGTSLLVAIGAGVAAIISGAVLLMRKKRS, from the coding sequence ATGAAATATTTACAACGACGCAGGCGCTTGCTGCCGACGCTAACAGCAGGGGTTATGATGCTTGGTGTTGGTGGCCTGACGCTACTTGCGATGACGCAGCCAGCGAAAGCTGATGCGATTAACAACACGGATTTTGTTATGACGATCGACACCACGAAACCGGGCGTATCAAACACCGATCAATTTACTATACCGGTGACAGGCGGGGGATATAATTATACGGTTGACTGTAACAATGACGGTATTCCTGACGCTGTGGGCGTGACCAGTAGTCACACCTGCACATACAGCGACGAGGGTCGTCACACAATTCGTATCGGCGGTACATTCCCGCAGATTTATGTGAATAATGCCGGTGATCGTTTGAAAATCATGTCAGTTGACCAGTGGGGAACGGGTGCGTGGCGCAGCATGGACTCGGCGTTTCGGGGCGCTGAGAATATGGATGTCAAGGCGACTGACGTGCCGAACCTCACGAACGTAACGAGCCTGCAAGGTATGTTCGACACGGCTCACTCGCTCAAGGGTGAGGGTGCCAACTGGCAATGGAATACATCAAATGTGACGACAACTGCTAATATGTTCCATGGCGCCGGACAGTTTAACCAAAACATCGGTTCGTGGAACATGGGAAATGTGACGAGCGCTGGCCATATGTTTGCGTATGCAGGGGCGTTCAATAACGGCGGCAGTTCGTCAATTGCCAGCTGGAATACTGCAAAACTTGAATACGCTGATAGTATGTTCGAGTGGGCAAATTCGTTCAATCAGCCGATCGGGCTGTGGAATATGACGAAAGCACATGCTATGGTGCGGATGTTGGCTAATGCGCGGGCATTCAACCAGTCGCTGGCTGGCTGGCAACTGACCTCGCTACAAGATGTTACGGGGAATCCGTATGCTGGCGGGACGAATATGCTTGATAATACGGCGCTATCGGTGCAAAATTACGACGCGACGCTGATTGCCTGGAATAATGCAGTACTCAAGTCACCAGTGACGCTGGGTGCGGCCGGCCTGAAATATTGTACGGCGGAGGCGGCGCATGCAGCGCTGCAAAAGGCAGTGGCCGACAGTGGTCACGGCTGGACGATCAATGGCGATGCCAAGCAGTGCCCAACCTACACGCTGACGTTTGATACCGGCTCAGGCTCACCGGTACCATCTCAAACGGTCGCCTACACTGCCAAGGCGGTGCGGCCGGCTGATCCGACGCGGGCTGGCTATACCTTTGCTGGGTGGTACGCTGATCCAACTTATCTGATGCAGTGGGACTTTAACGTCCATACGATGCCAAATTCTAACTTCACGCTATACGCTAAGTGGAATGCTGTGCCAACAGCGCCGGGTAATCCAGGTGCTCCTAACCAGCCGGGTCAGCCGAGCCAACCGGGGCAGCCGGGCGCTTCGCAAGGCCGAGCGGGCAGTCAACTAGCTGATACCGGTACGAGTTTGCTGGTAGCCATCGGGGCTGGTGTTGCTGCCATCATCAGCGGTGCAGTGCTGCTGATGCGGAAAAAACGCTCATAA